A segment of the Acidimicrobiales bacterium genome:
GGGCGCCGACCACCTCGCCCGGGCCGACACCCCGGGGCCCGCGCCGGTACGTCAGCGGCCTATGCGATGCCCAGCCGGGCCAGGTGCTCGGCCGGCGCCTCCACCTCGTCCAGCGCGGCGCGCAGCAGGTCGATCATCTCCGCCTCGAGCGGCGTGCCGACCAGGTCGTGCTCCTCGCCGGGGTCGGCGTCCAGGTCGAACAGCATCCGGCTGCCCGGCCGGGTGCCGGCCGCCCAGTACGGGACCGGGTCCCCGGGGGCGAACGGCTGGCGGATCACCGGCACCGACGACCCCGGCATGCGGTCGAGCCAGGCCCGGCCGTCGGGCCGGGGCAGGCGCAGCCCCGGGAGGCCGTGGATCGGCATGGTCGACCAGCGGTTCGACCACATCGACAGGGGGGCGTTGTCGCCCACCGGGCCCCGGCCGTACTTGTGGCGACCGTCGGTGACATGGATCTCGCGGCCCCAGTAGCCGGCCAGCGCGCCGTCGCGGACGCTCGACACCTCCCCGGTGATCAGGGGCGCCAGCGAGCGGCCGTGGATGCGGTGGCCGGGCGCGACGCCGAACAGGTCGGCCAGGGTGGCGTGCAGGTCGACGCTGGTGGTGAGGGCGTCGACGACGCCGGGAGCCACCCCCGGCCAGGAGACCAGGAGGGGGATGCGGCCCATGGGTTCGTACACGGGCACCGCCGGCTTGCCCCACAGGTCGCGCTCGCCCAGGTAGTGCCCGTGGTCAGTGCACACGATGATCGCGGTGTCCGGCGCGAGGCCGGCCCGATCCACGGCGTCGAGGACGCGCCCGAACCAGTGGTCGATCATGGAGAGCTTGGCGCCGTAGTTGGCCCGGATGTGGCGCCCCTCGCGCTCGCTCAGCACGCCTCGGGCCACGCCGTCGACGGCGTAGGGCGGCCAGATCAGCCGTGGGCCCTGCCAGTCGGGGTCGTACCGGCTCGCCCAGGGCTCGGGGGTGTCGAACGGCTCGTGCGGGTCGAACTCGTCCACGAACAGCAGGAACCGGTCGTGGTGGCCGGCGTTCAGCTCGAGCCACTGCGCCGCCGTCGCCATGGTCCGGGGGCCGGGGAAGTCGCCCTCCGACCGGAACCAGGTGCGCGAGGTGTCGTAGGGGCGCACGAGGTGCGGTGCGGGCGCCGCTGGGAGCGCCGGCGCGCCCACCCAGCTCGGGTCGGGCCTCGTCCTCCACGGGTCGCCCTCGTGGCCACGCACGTACTCCCACGCGCTGAAGTCGGTGTGGAAGTTCTCGCCGCCCACCTCGAACAGGTGCGGGTGGTCGGACACGAGCATGGTGGTCACCCCGGCCTGCTGGAGCTGGAGGGTGATGGCGTCCTCCCACACCTCGATCGAGCCCCAGGGCTTCCACAGGAAGTCGAGGGCCCCGCACAGGATGTCGTGACGGGCGGGGATGCAGGGCAGCGAGCCGGCGACGTGGCGATCGAAGCGCAGCGCCGTGCGCGCGAAGCGGTCGAGGTTCGGGGTGTCGAACTCGTCGCTGCCGTAGCACCCGAGCAGGTGCCGGTTCAGGCTGTCGAGCAGGACGACGACGGCGTGCCGCGGCGCGGTCGGCCGCCCTGCAGGTTCGCGTGCTCGGACCTCTGGCATGAGGCCACCAACGGTAGGCGGCATCTCGGCGCGGCGCGGTCGGACGGCCTGCAGGTTCGCGCGGGGTGGGCCTCCGCCGACCGACCCGCCCCGGCTCCGCTCAGTCCGCGGCGGCCATC
Coding sequences within it:
- a CDS encoding sulfatase-like hydrolase/transferase, producing MPEVRAREPAGRPTAPRHAVVVLLDSLNRHLLGCYGSDEFDTPNLDRFARTALRFDRHVAGSLPCIPARHDILCGALDFLWKPWGSIEVWEDAITLQLQQAGVTTMLVSDHPHLFEVGGENFHTDFSAWEYVRGHEGDPWRTRPDPSWVGAPALPAAPAPHLVRPYDTSRTWFRSEGDFPGPRTMATAAQWLELNAGHHDRFLLFVDEFDPHEPFDTPEPWASRYDPDWQGPRLIWPPYAVDGVARGVLSEREGRHIRANYGAKLSMIDHWFGRVLDAVDRAGLAPDTAIIVCTDHGHYLGERDLWGKPAVPVYEPMGRIPLLVSWPGVAPGVVDALTTSVDLHATLADLFGVAPGHRIHGRSLAPLITGEVSSVRDGALAGYWGREIHVTDGRHKYGRGPVGDNAPLSMWSNRWSTMPIHGLPGLRLPRPDGRAWLDRMPGSSVPVIRQPFAPGDPVPYWAAGTRPGSRMLFDLDADPGEEHDLVGTPLEAEMIDLLRAALDEVEAPAEHLARLGIA